A window of the Streptomyces albireticuli genome harbors these coding sequences:
- a CDS encoding universal stress protein — translation MSEVVQRVVVGVDGSKESVSALRQAAQEAERHDAALCPVIAWVPPGGEAADAMYPAPADVRAQWERTARDRLMTACDQALGADARRLVVRPRVVRAQPGPALVACARRDTDMLVMGAGRHGSVHRLLFGSVSRHCLRHARCPVLVVHPDEEK, via the coding sequence ATGTCGGAGGTCGTACAGCGCGTGGTGGTCGGTGTGGACGGCTCGAAGGAGAGCGTCTCCGCCCTGCGGCAGGCCGCCCAGGAAGCCGAGCGGCACGACGCGGCCCTGTGCCCGGTGATCGCCTGGGTGCCGCCGGGCGGCGAGGCCGCCGACGCCATGTACCCGGCGCCCGCGGACGTCCGCGCGCAATGGGAGCGGACCGCCCGCGACCGCCTGATGACCGCGTGCGACCAGGCCCTCGGCGCGGACGCCCGCCGCCTGGTGGTCCGCCCGAGGGTGGTCCGGGCGCAGCCCGGCCCGGCGCTGGTCGCGTGCGCGCGCCGGGACACGGACATGCTGGTGATGGGCGCGGGACGGCACGGCTCGGTGCACCGCCTGCTCTTCGGCTCGGTGAGCCGGCACTGCCTGCGGCACGCGCGGTGCCCGGTGCTGGTCGTCCACCCGGACGAGGAGAAGTAG
- a CDS encoding NAD-dependent epimerase/dehydratase family protein has translation MRILVLGATGFLGRHAVESLRALPGARVIVGGRTPASGPPLDLTADPAQLATAVRAAAPHAVVNCAGAVGGGATTLIGVNAKGPAALCDALSEAAPGARLVHLGSAAEYGAADGERPAAETGPARPLGLYGVSKLAGTMAVTGSGLDAVVLRVFNPVGPGAPRGSLPGRLAAELRAAGPGGRVRVGDLSAHRDFVDARDVGEAVARAVTAPGPLPPVLNVGSGTARPVRELARGLVAAAGFDGRLEEDGDGSPRSAAVPWQRADLALTARTLGWTPARPLAESLADLWAETLAGSDGRAR, from the coding sequence ATGCGCATCCTCGTCCTGGGCGCCACCGGCTTCCTGGGCCGGCACGCCGTCGAGAGCCTGCGCGCCCTCCCGGGCGCGCGGGTGATCGTCGGCGGCCGCACCCCGGCGTCCGGCCCGCCCCTCGACCTCACCGCCGACCCGGCCCAGCTGGCCACCGCGGTCCGCGCGGCCGCCCCGCACGCCGTCGTCAACTGCGCCGGCGCGGTCGGCGGCGGCGCCACGACCCTCATCGGCGTCAACGCCAAGGGCCCCGCGGCCCTCTGCGACGCCCTGTCCGAGGCGGCCCCCGGGGCCCGCCTCGTCCACCTCGGCTCCGCCGCGGAGTACGGCGCGGCCGACGGCGAACGGCCCGCCGCCGAGACCGGCCCCGCACGGCCGCTCGGCCTCTACGGTGTCTCCAAACTGGCCGGCACCATGGCGGTGACCGGATCCGGCCTCGACGCCGTCGTCCTGCGGGTCTTCAACCCCGTCGGCCCCGGCGCGCCGCGCGGATCCCTGCCCGGCCGGCTCGCCGCCGAGCTGCGCGCCGCCGGCCCCGGCGGCCGGGTGCGGGTCGGTGACCTCTCCGCGCACCGCGACTTCGTCGACGCCCGCGACGTGGGCGAGGCCGTCGCCCGCGCCGTCACCGCGCCCGGCCCGCTGCCCCCCGTCCTCAACGTCGGCAGCGGCACCGCCCGGCCCGTCCGGGAGCTCGCCCGGGGGCTCGTCGCCGCGGCCGGCTTCGACGGCCGGCTGGAGGAGGACGGCGACGGCTCACCGCGCTCCGCCGCCGTGCCCTGGCAGCGGGCGGACCTCGCCCTCACGGCCCGCACCCTGGGCTGGACCCCGGCCCGGCCGCTCGCCGAGTCCCTCGCCGACCTCTGGGCCGAGACCCTGGCCGGGTCCGACGGGCGCGCGCGGTGA
- a CDS encoding FUSC family protein: MTARLRRFLGRADTRRAARRALWVLVAGCPGFYVFRYVTGDDVMALYSLFGALPLAMFCEVPGDARERTRTLLGALPVGWVLVTAGTLLAVRSWAAACGMFVVGFAISYCGVGGPRVAGLATAFQLFYVLPCFPPYAPDTLDSRLAGLTLGIVLAALAERLLFPDPDPVPYRIRLADAAAAVADRGRAAADRLAAGADGPDTTREPAERAVEAARLSRVPTAERPASPSAHDHALNHVRALLRQASDQLDRLFTDAAAPHPAAPATVSLLRHTEDGLRAAAGALRAGILPERPGTLPAALAAFDAARAGTVPGAPAARLRQDAVARAAAVAALLAGKATRIVLGERPADDRAGFFGYATTPAPVLWWCRLRLHLTPHSVHLQNALRIAVALAAARLLVGGLDLSHGFWVLLATLSMMRTSAADTRATLGPAFVGTLAGAVAAAVLLGLVGDVPAVYAALMPVVILVGFTVAPPLGPAATQAVFSLTFVLAFTQFVTPEWSLSGVRLVDVLIGGAVGALASLLAWPHGGHGELRRDVTAFLTEGAAACRTVIALLGDGRTSRAPLRAARQAMLLAEASYLQHRMERAGRRHAAEPPWGAALATGYDLVHGGELLLTGRHGRGTGPLPEAAAGELAALAGRVADGTRRAAAALRAGDGPGGAAPPGAEAPCPAAESSPLRHVAGLPAGVTGADALLVADAEAWLTGVARDLARLR; encoded by the coding sequence GTGACCGCGCGTCTCCGCCGGTTCCTCGGGCGCGCGGACACGCGCCGCGCCGCGCGCCGCGCCCTGTGGGTGCTCGTCGCGGGCTGCCCCGGCTTCTACGTCTTCCGCTACGTCACCGGCGACGACGTCATGGCCCTCTACTCCCTCTTCGGCGCCCTGCCCCTGGCCATGTTCTGCGAGGTGCCGGGCGACGCCCGGGAGCGGACCCGCACCCTGCTGGGCGCGCTGCCGGTCGGCTGGGTGCTCGTCACCGCCGGCACCCTCCTCGCCGTCCGCTCCTGGGCCGCCGCCTGCGGCATGTTCGTCGTCGGCTTCGCCATCTCCTACTGCGGGGTAGGCGGCCCCAGGGTGGCCGGCCTGGCCACCGCCTTCCAGCTCTTCTACGTGCTCCCCTGCTTCCCGCCCTACGCCCCGGACACCCTGGACTCCCGGCTCGCCGGGCTCACCCTCGGCATCGTGCTCGCCGCCCTGGCCGAGCGCCTGCTGTTCCCGGACCCCGACCCGGTCCCGTACCGGATCCGCCTCGCGGACGCGGCGGCGGCCGTCGCGGACCGCGGCCGGGCCGCCGCCGACCGCCTCGCGGCCGGCGCGGACGGCCCCGACACCACCCGCGAGCCCGCCGAACGAGCCGTGGAAGCCGCCCGGCTGTCCCGGGTGCCCACGGCGGAGCGCCCCGCCTCCCCCTCGGCCCACGACCACGCCCTCAACCACGTCCGCGCGCTCCTGCGGCAGGCCTCCGACCAGCTCGACCGGCTGTTCACCGACGCCGCCGCGCCCCACCCGGCCGCCCCCGCCACCGTGTCCCTGCTGCGGCACACCGAGGACGGCCTGCGGGCCGCCGCAGGCGCCCTGCGCGCCGGCATCCTCCCGGAGCGGCCCGGGACCCTGCCCGCGGCCCTCGCCGCGTTCGACGCCGCCCGCGCCGGCACCGTGCCCGGTGCCCCGGCCGCCCGGCTGCGGCAGGACGCGGTCGCCCGCGCGGCGGCCGTCGCCGCCCTGCTGGCGGGGAAGGCCACCCGGATCGTCCTCGGCGAGCGCCCGGCCGACGACCGCGCCGGCTTCTTCGGCTACGCCACGACGCCCGCGCCCGTCCTGTGGTGGTGCCGGCTGCGCCTGCACCTCACCCCGCACTCGGTGCACCTCCAGAACGCCCTGCGGATCGCCGTCGCCCTGGCCGCCGCCCGGCTGCTCGTCGGCGGCCTCGACCTCTCGCACGGCTTCTGGGTGCTGCTGGCGACCCTCAGCATGATGCGGACCTCGGCCGCGGACACCCGCGCCACCCTGGGCCCCGCCTTCGTCGGCACGCTCGCCGGCGCGGTGGCCGCCGCCGTCCTGCTCGGCCTGGTCGGGGACGTGCCCGCCGTCTACGCGGCGCTCATGCCCGTCGTCATCCTCGTCGGCTTCACGGTGGCCCCGCCGCTCGGGCCCGCCGCGACGCAGGCCGTCTTCAGCCTCACCTTCGTCCTCGCGTTCACGCAGTTCGTCACCCCCGAGTGGTCGCTCTCCGGGGTGCGGCTCGTCGACGTGCTCATCGGCGGGGCCGTCGGCGCCCTGGCCAGCCTGCTCGCCTGGCCCCACGGCGGGCACGGCGAGCTGCGCCGCGACGTGACGGCCTTCCTCACCGAGGGGGCCGCCGCCTGCCGCACGGTCATCGCGCTGCTCGGCGACGGCCGGACCTCCCGTGCCCCGCTGCGGGCCGCCCGCCAGGCGATGCTGCTCGCGGAGGCCTCGTACCTCCAGCACCGGATGGAACGCGCCGGACGGCGCCACGCGGCGGAGCCGCCGTGGGGGGCCGCCCTCGCCACGGGCTACGACCTGGTGCACGGCGGGGAACTGCTGCTGACGGGGCGGCACGGGAGGGGGACCGGGCCGCTGCCGGAGGCGGCGGCGGGGGAGCTGGCCGCGCTGGCCGGGCGGGTGGCGGACGGGACCCGGCGCGCCGCGGCGGCCCTGCGGGCCGGGGACGGGCCGGGAGGCGCGGCGCCCCCGGGCGCCGAGGCGCCGTGTCCGGCGGCGGAGTCGTCGCCGCTGCGGCACGTGGCGGGGCTGCCGGCCGGGGTCACGGGGGCGGACGCGCTGCTGGTCGCGGACGCGGAGGCGTGGCTGACGGGGGTCGCGCGGGACCTGGCGCGCTTGCGCTGA
- a CDS encoding spherulation-specific family 4 protein: protein MIRPAPAAGARRRGGLLVPLYVHPATDPGAWAALPAVAPRLRGVVLNAADGPGRLPDPAFAAAAAGLRGAGVPVLGYVDTAYGHRPAREVAGDVRRHRKWYGVDGVFLDQAAAGPGSLPYYRRLVRLARALGAGTAVLNPGTHPDPGYAHLADVLVTFEGDWETYRSAGVPAWTADHPPERFCHLVHGVPEEHTALVARTAERRGAAVHCAVPGTGANPWRSVPGAARTDPGAARETAPGPAPGTPGAPTAPETATTPGTPGTPETPETPGTATDRAPAATPEREGAR from the coding sequence GTGATCCGCCCGGCCCCGGCCGCCGGAGCCCGGCGGCGCGGCGGTCTGCTCGTGCCCCTCTACGTCCACCCGGCGACCGACCCCGGCGCGTGGGCCGCGCTGCCGGCCGTCGCGCCCCGGCTCCGCGGTGTGGTGCTCAACGCCGCCGACGGGCCGGGCCGGCTCCCCGACCCGGCGTTCGCCGCGGCCGCGGCCGGGCTGCGGGGCGCGGGCGTGCCCGTACTCGGCTACGTCGACACCGCCTACGGACACCGCCCGGCCCGCGAGGTCGCCGGCGACGTCCGCCGGCACCGCAAGTGGTACGGCGTCGACGGCGTCTTCCTCGACCAGGCGGCGGCCGGCCCCGGGTCGCTGCCGTACTACCGCCGCCTGGTCCGGCTGGCCCGGGCGCTGGGCGCGGGCACCGCCGTCCTCAACCCCGGCACCCACCCCGACCCGGGCTACGCCCACCTGGCCGACGTCCTCGTCACCTTCGAGGGCGACTGGGAGACGTACCGGAGCGCCGGCGTCCCCGCCTGGACCGCCGACCATCCGCCGGAGCGCTTCTGCCACCTCGTCCACGGGGTGCCGGAGGAGCACACCGCTCTGGTCGCCCGCACCGCCGAGCGGCGGGGCGCGGCGGTGCACTGCGCGGTGCCGGGGACGGGCGCCAACCCGTGGCGGAGCGTGCCGGGGGCCGCGCGGACGGATCCGGGAGCGGCACGGGAGACCGCTCCGGGGCCGGCACCCGGAACACCGGGAGCACCGACAGCACCGGAAACAGCGACAACACCGGGAACACCGGGAACACCGGAAACACCGGAAACACCGGGAACAGCGACGGACAGAGCACCGGCGGCCACGCCGGAAAGGGAAGGTGCGCGGTGA
- a CDS encoding sensor histidine kinase: MTTRWREQQLGEMIAQSSRYVAWSRLPFFVPLFMAGQNPSADYFHREWFDALLGVYLVWSLARLVWVYRRPVTSVGSAVAALVVDLLIITGLAVTAGGQDSPVRYAYFIWPLASVLWQMPRMTAALGVVCMAAYAAMSLPHLLADNEEESWPVVVDEVYVLWIMGVCTLIAMLLGRRTRTVSDLLDTRELLLDDALAAETRERADLADALHDGAVQTLLAALHDLEEVEEVEAGSGPEGGSAALRRAQTEVRRTVTEMREIIFDLHPQILAAAGLAAALEAAGERFARRGGFTVHYDLRLPGRVGHEALLYSAARELLSNVVKHAHASQVWIRLAVDADETVLTVRDDGTGFDPGVVQRRLKEGHIGLASHYVRVESAGGRFSVDSGPDGTTAEVRLPSEAAPGARPTSAP, from the coding sequence ATGACCACCCGGTGGCGTGAGCAGCAGCTCGGCGAGATGATCGCGCAGTCCTCGCGCTATGTCGCCTGGAGCCGGCTGCCGTTCTTCGTCCCTTTGTTCATGGCGGGACAGAACCCCTCGGCCGACTATTTCCACCGCGAGTGGTTCGACGCGCTGCTCGGCGTCTATCTGGTCTGGTCGCTGGCCCGACTGGTGTGGGTGTACCGGCGGCCGGTCACCTCGGTGGGCAGCGCGGTGGCGGCCCTCGTCGTCGACCTCCTGATCATCACCGGCCTCGCGGTCACGGCGGGCGGCCAGGACTCGCCGGTCCGCTACGCCTACTTCATCTGGCCCCTCGCCAGCGTCCTGTGGCAGATGCCCAGGATGACCGCCGCGCTCGGCGTCGTCTGCATGGCGGCGTACGCCGCCATGTCGCTGCCGCACCTCCTGGCCGACAACGAGGAGGAGAGCTGGCCGGTCGTCGTGGACGAGGTGTACGTGCTGTGGATCATGGGCGTGTGCACCCTGATCGCGATGCTGCTGGGCCGCCGCACGCGGACCGTCTCGGACCTGCTCGACACCCGTGAGCTGCTGCTCGACGACGCGCTCGCCGCCGAGACCCGTGAGCGCGCGGACCTCGCGGACGCGCTGCACGACGGCGCCGTCCAGACGCTGCTCGCGGCCCTCCACGACCTGGAGGAGGTCGAGGAGGTGGAGGCGGGTTCCGGGCCGGAGGGCGGGTCGGCCGCGCTGCGCCGCGCGCAGACCGAGGTGCGCAGGACCGTCACCGAGATGCGGGAGATCATCTTCGATCTGCATCCGCAGATCCTGGCCGCGGCGGGCCTGGCCGCCGCGCTGGAGGCGGCGGGGGAGCGGTTCGCCCGGCGCGGCGGCTTCACCGTCCACTACGACCTGCGGCTGCCCGGCCGCGTCGGCCACGAGGCCCTGCTCTACTCGGCGGCCCGGGAGCTGCTGAGCAACGTCGTCAAGCACGCCCACGCGTCCCAGGTGTGGATCCGGCTCGCCGTCGACGCGGACGAGACCGTCCTGACCGTCCGGGACGACGGCACCGGGTTCGACCCGGGTGTCGTCCAGCGCCGCCTCAAGGAGGGGCACATCGGCCTGGCCAGCCACTATGTGCGGGTGGAGAGCGCGGGCGGCCGGTTCTCCGTCGACAGCGGGCCCGACGGCACGACGGCCGAGGTCCGGCTGCCGTCGGAGGCCGCTCCGGGGGCGCGGCCGACGTCGGCGCCGTGA
- a CDS encoding YchJ family protein, whose amino-acid sequence MSRKNSPRPRPAAVTETSPCPCGLEATYGDCCGGLHRGVRTASTAERLMRSRFSAFAVHDAAYLLRSWHPSTRPEEIDFDPRLRWTRLEILGTTDGTPFHTEGTVEFRAHYTVRGEEGSQHENSRFARVDGAWVYVDAME is encoded by the coding sequence GTGTCCAGAAAGAACAGCCCACGCCCGCGACCGGCCGCCGTCACGGAAACCTCGCCCTGCCCCTGCGGCCTCGAAGCCACCTACGGTGACTGCTGCGGCGGCCTCCACCGGGGGGTGCGGACGGCCTCCACGGCGGAGCGGCTGATGCGCTCGCGCTTCAGCGCGTTCGCCGTCCACGACGCCGCCTATCTGCTCCGCAGCTGGCACCCCTCGACCCGCCCGGAAGAGATCGACTTCGACCCGCGGCTGCGCTGGACCCGGCTGGAGATCCTCGGGACGACGGACGGCACGCCGTTCCACACGGAGGGCACCGTCGAGTTCCGCGCCCACTACACGGTGCGGGGCGAGGAGGGCTCCCAGCACGAGAACAGCCGCTTCGCGCGGGTGGACGGCGCCTGGGTCTACGTCGACGCCATGGAGTGA
- a CDS encoding endo alpha-1,4 polygalactosaminidase: MSATRRRGRGAWAVAALLLLAGCSATDSGEPEQPEPDRTPSAGGSAPPSAGGRTPAPGRTPSGSPPAAPSGPAAPSSSGSTEPDRAGRWQPRPGTRWQWQLDGKVDTGVDVPVYDIDGFENSAETVARLHADGRKVICYINAGAWEDFRPDHDAFPKGLLGANNKGWDGEKWLDIRRLDELRPIMAARFDMCRKKGFDAVEPDLTEGYRNRTGFPLTGAHQLAFNRMLARLAHERGLAIGLKNDLDQIPELVRDFDFAVNEQCAQYDECGRLAPFTENRKAVFHVEYELKPGEFCGTAGKLGLSSMRKKLELDSWRQPC, translated from the coding sequence GTGAGCGCGACACGTCGACGAGGGCGGGGAGCCTGGGCGGTGGCCGCGCTGCTGCTCCTCGCGGGCTGCTCCGCCACGGACTCCGGGGAGCCCGAGCAGCCGGAGCCGGACCGTACGCCCTCGGCCGGGGGCTCGGCACCGCCTTCGGCGGGGGGACGCACGCCGGCCCCGGGCCGTACGCCCTCCGGCTCGCCCCCGGCCGCCCCGTCGGGCCCGGCCGCTCCTTCCTCCTCCGGCTCCACGGAGCCGGACCGGGCCGGCCGCTGGCAGCCCCGTCCCGGCACCCGCTGGCAGTGGCAGCTCGACGGGAAGGTCGACACCGGCGTGGACGTCCCCGTCTACGACATCGACGGGTTCGAGAACTCCGCCGAGACCGTCGCCCGGCTGCACGCCGACGGCCGGAAGGTGATCTGTTACATCAACGCCGGTGCCTGGGAGGACTTCCGGCCCGACCACGACGCGTTCCCGAAGGGGCTGCTGGGGGCGAACAACAAGGGCTGGGACGGCGAGAAGTGGCTGGACATCCGCCGTCTGGACGAGCTCCGGCCGATCATGGCGGCCCGGTTCGACATGTGCCGGAAGAAGGGCTTCGACGCCGTCGAGCCGGACCTCACCGAGGGCTACCGCAACCGCACGGGCTTCCCGCTGACGGGCGCCCACCAGCTCGCGTTCAACCGGATGCTCGCGCGGCTCGCCCATGAGCGCGGCCTGGCCATCGGCCTGAAGAACGACCTCGACCAGATCCCGGAGCTGGTCCGGGACTTCGACTTCGCCGTGAACGAGCAGTGCGCGCAGTACGACGAATGCGGGCGGCTCGCCCCCTTCACAGAGAACCGGAAGGCGGTTTTCCATGTCGAGTACGAGCTGAAGCCGGGCGAATTCTGCGGCACGGCCGGGAAACTCGGCCTCAGCTCGATGCGCAAGAAGCTGGAGCTGGACTCCTGGCGGCAGCCCTGCTGA
- a CDS encoding polysaccharide deacetylase family protein, with protein MPGSRKRARSPLASALAALVLALVPAAGPATAATAKPKAPAGYDHHRCGNTSGRVLLTLDDWSYGDNDRAVTVGRSLQRQGIRAAFFLVNSYASRYPKVAAALHAQGHWVGNHTYSHPHLRQLSEREARAEIRRGVDSTLLRPPYGDFGDRETRLAQELGYRICTWTVDTRDWEGPDGTFPGTAALRATVRDAPAADKRSGVVLGHLFSHFPEALPGIVADLKAQGYRLCRNTGPTTHVIPYPLNC; from the coding sequence ATGCCCGGTTCCCGCAAGCGCGCCCGGTCCCCGCTCGCCTCGGCGCTGGCCGCCCTGGTCCTGGCCCTCGTCCCGGCGGCGGGCCCCGCGACGGCGGCGACGGCGAAGCCGAAGGCCCCCGCGGGCTACGACCACCACCGGTGCGGCAACACCTCCGGCCGGGTGCTGCTGACCCTGGACGACTGGTCCTACGGCGACAACGACCGCGCCGTCACCGTGGGCAGATCCCTCCAGCGCCAGGGCATCCGCGCCGCGTTCTTCCTCGTCAACTCCTACGCCTCCCGCTACCCGAAGGTCGCCGCGGCCCTGCACGCCCAGGGCCACTGGGTCGGCAACCACACCTATTCCCACCCCCACCTGCGGCAGCTCTCCGAGCGGGAGGCCCGTGCCGAGATCCGGCGCGGCGTGGACAGCACCCTGCTGCGCCCGCCCTACGGCGACTTCGGCGACCGGGAGACCCGTCTCGCCCAGGAGCTCGGCTACCGCATCTGCACATGGACGGTCGACACCCGGGACTGGGAGGGGCCCGACGGGACCTTCCCCGGTACGGCGGCGCTCCGCGCGACCGTGCGCGACGCCCCGGCCGCGGACAAGCGGAGCGGTGTCGTCCTGGGCCATCTCTTCAGCCACTTCCCCGAGGCCCTGCCCGGCATCGTCGCCGACCTCAAGGCCCAGGGTTACCGCCTGTGCCGCAACACGGGTCCCACGACGCACGTCATCCCTTACCCGCTGAACTGCTGA
- a CDS encoding response regulator transcription factor — protein sequence MTDSGARVTVVVADDHPVYREGIARGLQLSGRIEVLAEVGDGAEALELIRELTPQVALIDYRIPTMDGIAVVHALARDHLPTRALLLSATTDAAVVYRAVQEGAAGYLAKDAKRSEIVDAVLKVANGKQVVSEELAGGLVDEIRMRADRDPAVLSERERQVLRGFAEGKSIPQLASELYLGASTVKTHTQRLYEKLGVSDRAAAVAEAMRRGLLE from the coding sequence GTGACGGATTCCGGAGCGCGGGTGACGGTCGTGGTGGCGGACGACCACCCGGTCTACCGCGAGGGCATCGCCCGCGGGCTCCAGCTCAGCGGGCGGATCGAGGTGCTCGCCGAGGTCGGGGACGGCGCCGAGGCCCTGGAGCTGATCCGTGAGCTCACGCCCCAGGTCGCCCTGATCGACTACCGCATCCCGACGATGGACGGCATCGCCGTCGTCCACGCCCTCGCCCGGGACCACCTGCCGACCCGCGCCCTGCTGCTGTCGGCCACCACCGACGCCGCCGTGGTCTACCGCGCGGTGCAGGAGGGCGCCGCCGGATACCTGGCCAAGGACGCCAAGCGGTCCGAGATCGTCGACGCGGTGCTGAAGGTCGCGAACGGCAAACAGGTGGTCTCCGAGGAACTGGCCGGCGGGCTCGTCGACGAGATCCGGATGCGCGCCGACCGGGACCCGGCCGTCCTCTCCGAACGCGAGCGGCAGGTCCTGCGCGGCTTCGCCGAGGGCAAGAGCATCCCCCAGCTGGCCTCCGAGCTGTATCTGGGCGCCAGCACCGTGAAGACCCACACCCAGCGGCTGTACGAGAAGCTCGGCGTCTCCGACCGCGCCGCCGCCGTCGCGGAGGCGATGCGGCGCGGGCTGCTGGAGTGA
- a CDS encoding YncE family protein: protein MNSDLRNFSHLDLLAVVSQSGPTVTFFDAATHERLAVLDVPAQPHELCFDPARRRLYCAGTYVSGYYHAHQGRARDLTVIDVDTLETVAVVDLAPDHAPHGLALDGARNRLYVSVEATDTEPGGVVVLDAGTLERIDRIPVMADGPHWFAVSPDGRRGWSTNKEAPFVSVLDLERDEFAGRIPVPGSEGLAVSPDGRYVHVAAPKGDFGSAPVARPGVRVIEAATGEVVRTLPTEGIVFPVHTTATGLVLAGELRVAPGGSALGAQTDGVLTVFAPETFEVVGQVPVGRFPLTIASSPDGATGYVANVVSSTVTVVDLREMRVVTTLEVERAGEAGAHGMAYIPAAR, encoded by the coding sequence ATGAACAGCGACCTGAGGAACTTCAGCCACCTGGACCTGCTGGCCGTCGTGAGCCAGAGCGGCCCGACCGTCACCTTCTTCGACGCCGCCACCCATGAGCGGCTCGCCGTGCTCGATGTCCCCGCCCAGCCCCACGAGTTGTGCTTCGACCCCGCCCGGCGGCGGCTGTACTGCGCCGGCACCTACGTCTCCGGCTACTACCACGCCCACCAGGGGCGGGCCCGCGACCTCACCGTCATCGACGTGGACACCCTGGAGACCGTCGCGGTCGTCGACCTGGCGCCGGACCACGCCCCGCACGGGCTCGCCCTGGACGGCGCGCGGAACCGGCTGTACGTGAGCGTGGAGGCGACGGACACCGAGCCGGGCGGTGTGGTGGTGCTCGACGCGGGGACCCTGGAGCGGATCGACCGGATCCCGGTGATGGCCGACGGGCCGCACTGGTTCGCGGTCTCGCCCGACGGGCGGCGCGGCTGGTCCACCAACAAGGAGGCGCCGTTCGTGTCCGTGCTCGACCTGGAGCGTGACGAGTTCGCCGGGCGGATCCCCGTGCCGGGGAGCGAGGGGCTCGCGGTCTCGCCGGACGGCCGGTATGTGCATGTGGCCGCGCCCAAGGGCGACTTCGGCTCGGCGCCCGTCGCGCGACCGGGCGTCCGGGTGATCGAGGCGGCCACCGGTGAGGTGGTGCGGACGCTGCCCACCGAGGGCATCGTCTTCCCCGTGCACACCACGGCGACCGGCCTGGTGCTGGCGGGCGAGCTGCGGGTGGCGCCGGGCGGGAGCGCCTTGGGCGCGCAGACCGACGGGGTGCTCACGGTCTTCGCGCCGGAGACCTTCGAGGTCGTCGGCCAGGTGCCGGTCGGCCGGTTCCCGCTGACGATCGCGTCCTCGCCGGACGGCGCGACGGGCTATGTCGCGAACGTCGTGTCGAGCACCGTGACCGTCGTCGACCTGCGGGAGATGCGTGTGGTCACCACGCTGGAGGTCGAGCGGGCCGGCGAGGCGGGCGCGCACGGCATGGCGTACATCCCGGCGGCCCGCTGA
- a CDS encoding universal stress protein codes for MGNAVRRVVVGVDGSDGSLEALRRAAGEARRHLARLRPVLVHSSPEGDYTDLMWPPDPEMARELDDRARATLTDACERALGGLPGDLRCEPVVARGQVGPLLVAAACREGDLLVVGGGSHGAVHRFVMGSVSRYCLRHAPCPVLVVPPAAAGHDRRRARPELCLSSSAGKG; via the coding sequence ATGGGGAACGCAGTACGACGTGTCGTGGTCGGGGTCGACGGATCGGACGGCAGCCTGGAGGCCCTGCGCAGGGCCGCCGGGGAGGCCCGCCGGCACCTCGCCCGGCTGCGCCCGGTCCTCGTCCACTCCTCCCCCGAGGGCGACTACACCGACCTGATGTGGCCGCCGGATCCTGAAATGGCCCGGGAGCTGGACGACCGGGCGCGGGCCACCCTGACGGACGCCTGCGAGCGTGCCCTGGGCGGCCTCCCCGGCGATCTGCGCTGCGAGCCGGTGGTGGCCCGCGGGCAGGTGGGCCCGCTGCTGGTGGCGGCCGCGTGCCGGGAGGGCGACCTGCTCGTGGTGGGCGGCGGCTCGCACGGCGCGGTGCACCGCTTCGTGATGGGGTCGGTGAGCCGCTACTGCCTGCGGCACGCGCCCTGCCCCGTGCTGGTCGTCCCGCCCGCAGCGGCCGGGCACGACCGGCGCCGGGCCCGTCCGGAGCTCTGTCTCAGCAGTTCAGCGGGTAAGGGATGA
- a CDS encoding nucleotidyltransferase family protein, giving the protein MHVVILAGGKGVRLRPYTTALPKPLVPIGEEHAILEIVMRQLAGAGFTSCTLAIGHLGHIIRAYVGDGSQWGMKVDYTTEESPLGTMGPLLTMLDRLPEHFLAMNGDILTDLDFGDVYRSHVTSGAPLTIATYARQVSIDFGVLTTDSGRVVGFAEKPSIDYRVSMGVYGVSRSALSRYTPGLPLGFDELVLDMLEDRTPPHAYEFDGYWLDIGRPDDYDRANKEFSLHRDMLIKGA; this is encoded by the coding sequence ATGCACGTAGTCATACTTGCCGGAGGCAAGGGCGTCCGGCTCCGCCCGTACACGACCGCGCTCCCCAAGCCCCTGGTGCCCATCGGCGAGGAGCACGCGATCCTGGAGATCGTGATGCGCCAGCTGGCCGGGGCGGGCTTCACCAGCTGCACCCTGGCCATCGGCCACCTCGGCCACATCATCCGCGCCTACGTCGGCGACGGCTCCCAGTGGGGCATGAAGGTGGACTACACCACCGAGGAGAGCCCGCTGGGCACCATGGGCCCCCTCCTCACCATGCTCGACAGACTGCCCGAGCACTTCCTGGCGATGAACGGCGACATCCTCACCGACCTGGACTTCGGCGACGTGTACCGCTCGCACGTGACCTCCGGGGCGCCGCTGACCATCGCCACGTACGCCCGGCAGGTCAGCATCGACTTCGGGGTGCTGACCACCGACTCCGGCCGGGTCGTCGGCTTCGCCGAGAAGCCCAGCATCGACTACCGCGTCTCCATGGGCGTCTACGGCGTCTCCCGCTCGGCGCTGTCCCGCTACACCCCGGGCCTGCCGCTGGGCTTCGACGAGCTCGTGCTGGACATGCTGGAGGACCGGACCCCGCCGCACGCCTACGAATTCGACGGCTACTGGCTCGACATCGGCCGTCCCGACGACTACGACCGGGCCAACAAGGAATTCTCCCTGCACCGCGACATGCTGATCAAGGGAGCGTGA